One Planktothrix serta PCC 8927 DNA segment encodes these proteins:
- a CDS encoding Uma2 family endonuclease, which yields MAGNLFALLRNYLRGKGCRVYMADMKADIEVLDIYYYPDVIVTCDPRDREFQYFKRYPKLIIEVISPGTEGFDRGKKFEDYRHLDTLKEYVLIAQDRSSVECFRKNSEGLWVLYPYSSGQEIYLESLDFRCSINDIYEDVEFQVTT from the coding sequence ATTGCAGGTAATCTTTTTGCTTTGTTGAGAAATTACTTAAGAGGAAAAGGCTGTCGGGTTTATATGGCGGATATGAAAGCTGATATTGAAGTTTTAGATATCTATTATTATCCTGATGTGATTGTAACCTGTGATCCTAGAGATAGGGAATTTCAATATTTTAAACGATATCCTAAATTAATTATTGAGGTGATTTCCCCTGGAACAGAAGGATTTGATCGAGGTAAAAAATTTGAAGATTATCGACATTTGGACACTTTGAAAGAATATGTTTTAATAGCTCAAGATCGGAGCAGTGTAGAGTGTTTTAGAAAAAATTCTGAGGGTTTATGGGTTTTATATCCTTATAGTTCAGGACAAGAAATTTATTTAGAAAGTCTGGATTTTCGCTGTTCAATTAATGATATTTATGAAGATGTTGAATTTCAAGTTACAACTTAA
- the psb34 gene encoding photosystem II assembly protein Psb34: MPYIKEEGGRLNNFAVEPKVYTAEPPTSSQKRNYLITGLAGMALVGGLVFLAFTIS, from the coding sequence ATGCCTTATATAAAAGAAGAGGGTGGACGACTCAATAACTTCGCGGTCGAACCTAAAGTTTACACAGCCGAACCCCCCACGAGTTCACAAAAACGGAATTATCTGATTACTGGTCTTGCTGGGATGGCCTTAGTGGGGGGTTTAGTCTTCCTCGCCTTCACCATATCCTAA
- a CDS encoding sulfurtransferase — MTEAQLIVSPDWLANHLEDPNIVIVDCRFSLANPQLGQQQYQDGHIPGAYYLDLDQDLSSPIQKHGGRHPLPNPEKLAQKLSEIGITSQQTLVVAYDDSRFAFASRLWWLLRYYGHEQVVLLDGGFSQWKNSEYPINSNIPNAKLGQFTPQIRPEMLVNIETVKARKDLPGVVVVDSREPDRYLGKTEPIDPIAGCIPGAVNYPWQQVTEPTGFVKINQQSQRWQEIKDSEEIIVYCGSGVTACVNLFSLELAGIHQAKLYGGSWSDWCSYLIEEQQ; from the coding sequence ATGACAGAAGCCCAACTGATTGTTTCCCCAGACTGGTTAGCAAACCATCTCGAAGATCCTAATATTGTAATTGTAGATTGTCGGTTTTCCTTAGCCAACCCCCAACTCGGACAACAACAATATCAAGACGGTCATATTCCGGGTGCTTATTATTTAGATTTAGACCAAGATTTATCCAGTCCCATTCAAAAACACGGCGGACGTCACCCCCTACCCAACCCAGAAAAACTTGCTCAAAAATTATCAGAAATTGGGATAACATCTCAACAAACCTTAGTTGTAGCCTATGATGATTCTCGATTCGCTTTTGCTTCGCGGTTGTGGTGGTTATTACGCTATTATGGACATGAACAAGTTGTTTTATTAGATGGGGGGTTTAGTCAATGGAAAAATTCGGAATATCCGATTAATTCTAATATTCCTAACGCAAAATTAGGACAATTTACCCCCCAAATTCGTCCTGAAATGTTGGTTAATATAGAAACCGTAAAAGCTCGAAAAGATTTACCCGGAGTCGTGGTTGTAGACTCCCGTGAACCCGATCGCTATTTAGGAAAAACCGAACCCATTGATCCCATTGCAGGCTGTATTCCGGGGGCGGTTAATTATCCTTGGCAACAGGTGACAGAACCGACAGGATTTGTTAAAATTAATCAACAATCCCAACGCTGGCAAGAGATAAAAGACTCCGAAGAAATTATCGTTTATTGTGGATCAGGAGTCACCGCCTGTGTGAATTTATTCTCCTTAGAATTAGCCGGAATTCATCAGGCTAAACTGTATGGAGGCAGTTGGAGTGATTGGTGTTCCTATTTAATAGAAGAACAACAATAA
- a CDS encoding tetratricopeptide repeat protein, giving the protein MATSNTSSILLSETHQQTYDRLQQALGLQLRRQVFIAVCDNLNLRNHLALKLQTDLLLKNQTASTLQQSLNSQIASPFMSLKLDLSDPNPFSQIAQCYAQNQSDLDNKPLIGFQILGVEHLTRQPPGVQWSFLRYLRTLEHHLDRLEFSLVLWISSPWLCCIQQSAPEFWRWRTGVFQWISDPTPSDLESGTIILDSTSVSEFSESNKTDALKQLLDQIQQLQQQSDLSPLRQAYRQLANIYRDRILAGENAELNYTLAIQADKKALEIIPEAEFLLSNSQQKPGFSSRDNDDSINILNDLGTLYWMRFRQRFQGNPPSTDVLSDLEQSIIFYQNALMKTDPEAQPHLYIKIQKNLGTAYTDLATLQDPSQNLEQGIIAYTEALYYLKLNRTEIDPAQIQDYATIQNNLGTTYWKLAQQTQPIPHLKAAIAAYTQAMEFYTPQQDALNYALLQTNLGTAYWTLSQYQPSAKLLLQAIHAYHQALTYRTIESAPVACAATYNNLGIAYWHLANHYQKSEIRAKFLKRAIVAYQKALSIVPHLSPTQLTFDPLATHNNLGLTHYQLATDSNLPLGKATRISLLGAALKHHLQADINEPTQLEKQQPSDGEIPNSKTTEHHQTTLSYLLRTIRAFYNESGLQGQNQALSQIPGHLLPEILRAL; this is encoded by the coding sequence ATGGCGACGAGTAACACTTCTTCAATTCTACTGTCGGAAACTCATCAGCAAACCTATGATCGTTTACAACAGGCGCTAGGTTTACAACTTCGCCGTCAAGTTTTTATTGCTGTTTGTGATAACTTAAATCTTCGCAATCATCTGGCTTTAAAATTACAAACTGATTTATTATTGAAAAATCAGACGGCTTCAACTTTGCAACAAAGTTTAAATTCCCAGATCGCCTCGCCTTTCATGAGTTTAAAACTCGATTTAAGCGATCCTAATCCCTTCAGCCAAATTGCTCAATGCTATGCTCAAAATCAATCTGATCTTGACAATAAACCCCTGATCGGATTTCAAATTTTAGGGGTAGAACATCTTACCCGCCAACCTCCGGGGGTGCAATGGTCATTTTTACGGTATTTACGAACCTTAGAACATCATCTCGACCGCTTAGAATTTAGTCTAGTGCTGTGGATTTCTTCTCCTTGGTTATGTTGTATTCAACAATCTGCACCGGAGTTTTGGCGCTGGCGAACTGGGGTATTTCAATGGATCAGTGATCCAACGCCGAGTGATTTAGAATCAGGGACAATTATTTTAGATTCTACTTCTGTTTCTGAATTCAGCGAAAGCAATAAGACCGATGCTTTAAAACAACTTCTGGATCAGATTCAACAGCTTCAACAACAGTCTGACTTATCCCCACTGCGCCAAGCCTATCGTCAATTAGCCAATATTTACCGCGATCGCATTCTAGCGGGGGAGAATGCAGAACTCAACTACACTCTGGCCATTCAAGCCGATAAAAAAGCCTTAGAAATCATTCCAGAAGCTGAGTTTCTTCTGTCCAACTCCCAACAGAAACCCGGTTTCTCTTCCCGCGATAACGATGATTCTATTAATATTTTGAATGACTTAGGAACCTTGTATTGGATGCGATTTCGCCAACGATTTCAAGGAAATCCCCCCTCAACTGATGTACTTTCCGATTTAGAACAAAGCATTATTTTCTATCAAAATGCTTTGATGAAAACCGATCCTGAAGCTCAACCCCATCTGTATATCAAAATCCAAAAAAACTTAGGAACTGCTTACACCGATTTAGCTACTTTACAAGATCCGAGTCAAAACTTAGAACAAGGGATTATTGCTTATACAGAAGCCTTATATTACCTTAAGTTAAACCGGACTGAAATTGACCCGGCTCAGATCCAAGATTATGCCACAATTCAAAATAATCTGGGAACGACCTATTGGAAATTAGCTCAACAAACCCAACCTATTCCTCACCTGAAAGCGGCTATTGCTGCCTATACTCAGGCAATGGAATTTTACACCCCGCAACAGGATGCCCTGAATTATGCCTTACTACAAACCAACCTAGGAACAGCTTATTGGACACTCAGCCAATATCAGCCTTCAGCAAAATTACTACTCCAGGCTATTCATGCCTATCATCAAGCCTTAACCTATCGGACAATCGAATCAGCCCCGGTTGCCTGTGCTGCTACCTATAATAACTTGGGCATAGCCTATTGGCATTTGGCTAACCACTATCAGAAGTCTGAAATTCGTGCTAAATTTTTGAAAAGGGCAATTGTCGCCTATCAAAAGGCCCTCTCAATTGTTCCCCATCTCAGTCCGACCCAACTGACTTTCGACCCCCTAGCGACTCATAACAACCTAGGGCTTACCCACTACCAACTTGCCACAGACTCTAACTTACCGCTTGGCAAAGCCACTCGGATTTCTCTACTAGGAGCCGCATTAAAACACCATCTTCAAGCTGATATTAACGAGCCTACCCAGCTAGAAAAACAACAGCCTAGCGATGGTGAAATCCCCAACTCAAAGACCACTGAACATCATCAAACGACTTTGAGTTATTTGCTCAGAACTATTCGCGCCTTCTACAATGAGTCTGGATTACAGGGACAAAATCAGGCTTTATCTCAGATTCCCGGTCATCTACTTCCTGAAATATTACGCGCTCTGTAA
- a CDS encoding IS630 family transposase (programmed frameshift), translating into MPAPYSYDLRSKAIAAVKRGEKKIEVSRFFKISRNTLDLWLKKERETGDYQASRQVGVGTQPKIQELEKFKEFVKKNSDKTQKQMAQLWGCEATQQNISYACRKLGISRKKTYGYRERDEEKRREFLQKLEGIERSRKVYVDEAGFDNREDYPYGYSPIGERCYALKSGKRRERVSWLSALKEGKLLAPLTFEGSCNKDLFETWLKNCLLPVLEPGDIIIIDNASFHQGEYIKELVEEAGCKIWYLPPYSPDLNKIENWWAVLKTWMKQRLNEFQTVRECVDAAFRNCPNVCA; encoded by the exons ATGCCGGCACCTTATAGTTACGATTTACGCTCCAAGGCGATCGCAGCCGTGAAAAGAGGAGAAAAGAAAATAGAGGTAAGTCGTTTCTTTAAAATAAGTCGCAACACATTAGATCTGTGGCTGAAAAAAGAAAGAGAAACAGGAGACTATCAGGCTAGCCGACAGGTAGGAGTAGGAACTCAACCGAAAATTCAGGAGTTAGAAAAATTTAAAGAATTCGTGAAAAAAAATAGTGACAAGACTCAAAAACAAATGGCCCAATTATGGGGGTGTGAGGCGACGCAACAGAATATTAGTTATGCTTGTCGAAAACTGGGTATAAGTCGA AAAAAAACTTATGGGTATCGAGAAAGAGATGAAGAAAAAAGACGAGAATTTCTTCAAAAACTAGAGGGAATAGAAAGGAGCAGAAAAGTTTATGTAGATGAAGCGGGATTTGATAATAGAGAGGATTACCCGTATGGCTACAGCCCGATAGGGGAAAGATGTTATGCACTCAAGTCCGGTAAAAGAAGAGAAAGAGTCAGTTGGCTATCAGCATTGAAAGAAGGTAAATTATTGGCTCCTTTAACCTTTGAGGGGTCATGTAATAAAGATTTATTTGAAACCTGGTTAAAGAATTGTTTGCTGCCAGTGCTAGAACCAGGAGACATTATTATTATTGATAATGCCAGCTTTCATCAAGGGGAATATATCAAAGAACTCGTCGAAGAAGCCGGATGTAAAATTTGGTATTTGCCCCCATATTCTCCCGACTTGAACAAGATTGAAAACTGGTGGGCTGTTTTAAAGACATGGATGAAACAGAGATTAAACGAATTTCAAACCGTCAGAGAATGCGTGGATGCTGCATTTAGAAATTGTCCTAACGTATGCGCGTAG
- a CDS encoding tRNA (5-methylaminomethyl-2-thiouridine)(34)-methyltransferase MnmD — protein MIQNQGLIPQLTADGSFTFFSSEFGELFHSHFGAKQEAEQKFVVPLQLRKKAEISPLFLLDICYGLGYNTAAALTAIWDANPNCKIEWIGLEFDQRIPQATLEFNLLNDYPDYIQEILKELAQNHYLKTELFNAHLMIADARNTIQTVYNSGFKADAIFLDPFSPPHCPQLWTVEFLTLVAQCLKPQGQLATYSCAAAVRSALLEAGLNIASTSPVGRRTPGTIASFEGLPSLCLQEQEHLQTRAAIPYRDPSLSDTAEVIILRRQAEQDSSPLEPTSHWKKRWRSESIL, from the coding sequence ATGATCCAAAATCAAGGATTAATACCCCAATTAACCGCCGATGGCTCGTTTACGTTTTTCTCCTCGGAATTTGGAGAATTATTTCATAGTCATTTTGGAGCCAAACAGGAAGCAGAACAAAAGTTTGTAGTCCCTTTACAGTTAAGAAAAAAAGCCGAAATATCTCCCTTATTTTTACTTGATATTTGTTACGGTTTAGGTTATAATACAGCAGCAGCATTAACCGCTATTTGGGACGCTAATCCTAACTGCAAAATTGAATGGATCGGCTTAGAATTTGATCAACGTATTCCCCAAGCAACCTTAGAGTTTAATTTACTGAATGACTATCCTGATTATATTCAAGAAATTTTAAAAGAACTCGCCCAAAATCATTATCTCAAAACAGAATTATTCAACGCTCATTTAATGATTGCGGATGCTCGAAATACCATTCAAACCGTTTACAATTCTGGGTTTAAAGCCGATGCCATTTTTCTCGATCCCTTTTCGCCGCCCCATTGTCCCCAACTTTGGACAGTCGAATTTTTAACCTTAGTGGCTCAATGTCTCAAACCCCAGGGACAGTTAGCGACTTATTCCTGTGCGGCGGCGGTCAGAAGCGCCTTACTCGAAGCCGGGTTAAATATTGCTTCTACCTCTCCCGTGGGTAGGCGCACACCCGGGACAATAGCCAGTTTTGAGGGTTTACCGTCCCTCTGTCTCCAAGAACAGGAACATCTACAAACCCGCGCCGCCATCCCCTATCGAGATCCGAGTTTATCCGACACGGCGGAAGTGATTATCCTGCGTCGCCAAGCCGAACAAGACTCCTCCCCCCTTGAACCCACATCCCATTGGAAGAAACGATGGCGCAGTGAGTCCATCTTGTGA
- a CDS encoding thiazole synthase: MQTLEKPTPSLLDTPLTIAGKTFKSRLMTGTGKYRNLQEMQDSIAASGCEIVTVAVRRVQTQAPGHEGLAEAIDWSKIWMLPNTAGCQTAEDAIRVARLGREMAKLLGQEDNNFVKLEVIPDSKYLLPDPFGTLEAAEQLVKEGFAVLPYINADPLLAKRLEEAGCATVMPLGSPIGSGQGIRNAANIAIIIDNAKIPVVVDAGIGAPSEAALAMEMGADALLINSAIALAQNSVAMAKAMGMATEAGRLAYLAGRIPVKTYAEASSPLTGTITR; this comes from the coding sequence ATGCAAACCCTAGAAAAACCAACCCCATCTCTTTTGGATACCCCCCTAACCATTGCGGGAAAAACCTTTAAGTCTCGGTTAATGACTGGGACGGGGAAATATCGCAACCTCCAAGAAATGCAGGATAGTATTGCAGCGAGTGGCTGTGAAATTGTCACCGTTGCGGTTAGACGAGTCCAAACCCAAGCGCCCGGACATGAAGGGTTAGCCGAAGCCATCGACTGGAGTAAAATCTGGATGCTACCCAATACCGCCGGATGTCAAACCGCCGAAGACGCTATTCGGGTAGCCAGACTTGGACGGGAAATGGCGAAATTGTTAGGACAGGAAGACAATAATTTTGTCAAATTAGAAGTGATTCCTGATAGCAAATATTTGCTTCCCGATCCTTTTGGAACCTTAGAAGCCGCCGAACAATTAGTTAAAGAAGGCTTTGCGGTTTTACCCTATATTAACGCCGATCCTCTCTTAGCGAAACGTTTAGAAGAGGCTGGCTGTGCAACAGTAATGCCTTTAGGATCTCCCATCGGCTCAGGACAGGGGATTAGAAACGCAGCGAATATTGCGATTATTATCGATAATGCCAAAATTCCCGTCGTTGTGGATGCGGGTATTGGAGCGCCCAGTGAAGCGGCGTTGGCGATGGAAATGGGAGCGGATGCGTTATTAATTAATTCGGCGATCGCTTTAGCCCAAAATTCAGTGGCCATGGCAAAAGCGATGGGCATGGCCACCGAAGCCGGACGTCTGGCTTATCTCGCCGGACGCATCCCTGTCAAGACCTACGCAGAAGCGTCTTCCCCCTTAACAGGTACAATTACTCGTTAA
- a CDS encoding response regulator transcription factor yields MASAKILVVDDDPAIRNLVSRYLSQQDYQLEVAQDGDTALKVFEQFNPDLVILDLNLPDTTGLALCREMQSRTNVLVLMLTSEQNPKQGFIEGADDFVTKPFDLEVLSLRIKAILKRQRSRGNLELQSLIYGDLVIDPNRREVYLKGELVILSALEFNLLYCLASKPGRAWERKELLQKVWGYQDESSEGVRVIDVHIGQIRKKIEPDPKNPSFIQTVRSVGYRFD; encoded by the coding sequence ATGGCATCGGCAAAAATTCTTGTAGTTGATGATGATCCGGCAATACGGAATTTAGTCAGTCGCTATCTTAGCCAACAGGACTACCAACTGGAGGTTGCACAGGATGGCGACACAGCGTTGAAAGTTTTTGAACAGTTCAACCCCGATTTAGTTATATTAGATTTGAATTTGCCTGATACAACAGGTTTAGCATTATGCCGAGAAATGCAAAGTCGAACTAATGTTCTCGTTCTCATGCTGACCAGTGAACAAAATCCCAAGCAAGGGTTTATAGAAGGTGCCGATGATTTTGTGACAAAACCCTTTGATTTAGAAGTATTAAGTCTGCGGATTAAAGCTATTTTGAAGCGTCAACGATCAAGGGGTAATTTAGAGCTTCAGAGTTTAATCTATGGGGATTTAGTCATTGATCCGAATCGACGAGAAGTTTATCTCAAAGGCGAATTAGTAATCTTAAGTGCATTGGAATTTAATCTGCTTTATTGTTTAGCCAGTAAACCCGGTCGAGCTTGGGAACGCAAAGAACTATTACAAAAAGTTTGGGGTTATCAAGACGAAAGTAGTGAAGGAGTAAGGGTGATTGATGTTCATATTGGTCAGATTCGTAAAAAAATTGAACCTGATCCGAAAAATCCTTCTTTTATTCAAACCGTCCGCAGTGTAGGTTATCGGTTCGATTGA
- a CDS encoding DUF2811 domain-containing protein → MNTSVSILTEIPETLHESLQGYLETHPDWDQDRVFSAALSLFLLQNGNSNTPEASSSYRQAARVYLATLCGLEIS, encoded by the coding sequence ATGAACACAAGTGTAAGCATCTTGACCGAAATTCCTGAAACGCTGCACGAGTCCCTCCAGGGCTATCTGGAGACCCACCCAGACTGGGATCAAGATCGGGTTTTTTCCGCAGCCCTGTCGCTCTTTTTGTTGCAGAATGGAAATAGCAACACCCCAGAAGCATCGAGCAGTTATCGTCAAGCGGCTCGTGTTTATCTGGCAACCCTGTGTGGATTGGAGATTTCTTAA
- a CDS encoding response regulator transcription factor, whose product MASAKILVVDDDPAIRNLINRYLSQQDYEVDTAHDGHSALEKFEQFKPDLVVLDLNLPDTTGLALCREMQSRTSVFILMLTSEKDPKLGLKEGADDFVTKPFDLEELNLRIKAILKRQRTLVDTQPQNLVYGDLTIDPNRREIYLRGELVALSALEFDLLYCLARKPGRAWRRSELLQEVWDYEYEGEQRVVDVHIGQIRKKIEPDADKPSFIKTIRGVGYMFDRRTNERQ is encoded by the coding sequence ATGGCATCTGCAAAGATTCTCGTGGTTGATGATGATCCGGCAATACGGAACTTAATAAATCGCTATCTCAGCCAACAAGACTATGAAGTTGACACGGCTCATGATGGCCATTCGGCATTAGAAAAGTTTGAACAGTTCAAACCTGACTTAGTGGTATTGGATCTCAATTTACCCGATACAACAGGTTTAGCATTATGCCGAGAAATGCAAAGTCGAACCAGTGTATTTATTCTAATGCTAACCAGTGAAAAAGATCCCAAACTGGGGTTAAAGGAGGGAGCCGATGATTTTGTAACTAAACCCTTTGATTTAGAGGAGTTAAATCTTCGCATCAAAGCTATTTTGAAACGTCAACGAACTCTGGTAGATACACAACCCCAAAATTTAGTTTATGGGGATTTAACGATTGATCCCAATCGTCGTGAGATTTATCTTCGGGGTGAATTAGTCGCGCTGAGTGCATTAGAATTTGATTTGCTCTATTGTTTAGCTCGAAAACCCGGACGAGCATGGCGACGGTCAGAATTATTGCAAGAAGTATGGGATTATGAGTATGAAGGGGAACAGCGCGTCGTTGATGTTCATATTGGTCAGATTCGTAAAAAGATTGAGCCAGACGCAGATAAACCTTCTTTTATTAAAACAATTCGGGGTGTGGGATATATGTTTGATCGACGCACTAATGAACGTCAATAA